The sequence CACGCTCAGAAGAGCCGTGAGGGCGGGCTGGTGGGTGTCAAGCACGAGGAgctggagtggggggagggctctGGCAGCCCAAAGGGCCCTGCCAGGCAGGTCAACtcagcctctcctctgcccccctcccgcccccaggcAGCGAGAGCTCCTGTTCCGCTTCCTGCAACTGGTGGCCGGGGTGGAACATCATCAACAGAAATTCCGCTCCCAGGCATCCGTCCTGGACGAGATCGTGGACACAGCATTTGAGGTGAACAGGGCAGGACCAGAGGAGAGGGGCCGGCATGGGAGGACCCCAGAAGGCCAGGCATGGGAGGCTCGCCCCCAGATGTGCCCCTAAGGGTCACAGGGGCAGGCGAGAGGACAGAGGCCAGTACTGGCTCAGTCGGCCTCCCATCCTACCCCTGCAGACTGGAGAAGAGGACTTCAGGAAGTGACCCCTCGATGGAGAGGGACATGGGATGAAAGCCTTCGGCCTCTGGCAAGCTGCCCACCAGGGTGGGCCAGGACAAGTTCCTACATCTGCTGGAGTGGTTGTCGGGCCCACAGGGCTGGGCCCTAACAGAGTTTTAAAACCCCAAGTGGCTCTGTGTCCTCCCTGGGTAAGCCAAGGCACAGGGCAGGGGAACTGTGCACTGGCgggtgtacatgtatgtgtgtgtgagtgttgtGTGTGACAGGCGCTGTTCTTggtcccctccagccccccacccccacccccagggcctgCATCCTGGCTTGGGCCCACAGTGCATTAGCAGCAGCCAGAGAGGTGACTCGGAAAGGGGGCCGGGCTCGGTGCTGGAGGGGTGAGTGGGCAGTCACCTTGCTTCGGGGAGGAAGGTCCATCTGGCCCCAGAGTTGGGAGAAAAAGAACCAGCTGGAACAGCCCCTGGTTGTCAGGGCCTGGGGGATCAGTAGGTTCCAGAAATAGGGGCTCAGAGTCCAGGAAGCCGGGCCTACCGAGACCTTCAGAATCCAGTACAAGAGTGCCGACCTGATGGCGATAACATGCACTCAGAGGTCAGAGGTCATTGCCATACCCTGCCCTGCCTGGGGTCACATTAAAGAACCCAAGTGAGGGGAAGCAGGGTGGAGGCTGTTCAAGTCCTGGCCTCAGGCTATTGGTAGgagtgcaggtgggggtgggtgggaacacaacgtatgtgtatatgtgagtgtgtgtgtgtgtgtgtgtgtgtgttgaggggatAGATGAGCCTCTGTTGGAGGAAAGCAGAGAATGAGACTAATggtcgcccccacccccaaccctgccTGGTCTAGGGCTTAGATGAGTTCCCCTACTTTCAGCCTGAACCTGGGCAAAATGCCCAGAGCCCGTCCCCATGGCCTTGTTGGAGGTAAGGCTCTGACCCAGGTCCCCAAGGGCCTGGGCCCGGTGCCAGAGACCTAGTGCTGAGTCAGGCTCGAGCCCAGCCTTGGCACTTCACAACCGGAGTGGGGCGTTGCACCGTCTACGGCAGCCACCTCGTCCCTGGTAGAGCGAGGCCAGGGCACAGTACGGGCTGGATGAGGTCAGGAGCAGGATGGTTTTGccagtctccctccccctccaccacctCTAGGCTGGGCCAGACAGAGGTGAAGACTCCAGGCCCTCGGGCAGAAGCAGAGCCTCACTCCCTGGCCCGGCCCGGGGTACCGCCTGGCCCGAGGCCCGGGAATAGACTGTGCAGACGAGATGCCATCTGGGATCCGGGCACTGATTCCGGGGGTGGAGAGGCCACCTGGCAGATATCCGCAGGCCTCGCCTCACCCACCACCTCACACATTCATTGAGTAAGCATTTCCTGCCACTTCCCCTGCCCAGTGTCAGAGGCTCCTGCTAGGTGGCCCACGGGAGCCCTTCCAAGCGGAGGCCGACCTCCACACTCCATGGCCCTGGGCTGGCTGAGCTGTCTCGTCTGACAGGCTCAAGCAGGGCTGAGGTTTTCCGTTGCACCCCTAGTTCCCGTCAAACTCAGCCCCTTCGCTCCTCAGTGTTCCAGGTGGAAGTTACTTCTATCTTCCGCCTCCCCATCCCTACCCCTACATAGCCtctgggagcagagggcagggcctggcaccCAGGGCTGCTCTTCATTAGGTCCTAGCACTGGGCAGGGGGCTGGAGGCAGGCATGATGGGGGCGGTGAGGGACAGAAGACCGGGGCAGGGGCATTCCCCAGGTCCACAGCCACCAAAGTTCAGCCCGCCAGGGCCTGCTGGGGCCCACACCTAGTGCTCCCAAGGGATCTAGTTTCTCTGGGGTTATGTGTTTGGAGGTCTGTATACATGTCCAGGCTGCTTGGGGTGGAGGGTGTTACTTCTGTGTGCACCTGTGTTTCTGGAGCATCCAAGTGTGTattgtggtttgtgtgtgtgtatgtgtgtatatagtgaGGACGAATGGTAGCCACATATGCAGTTGTGCATAAAATGTTGCAGTTCCGTTTTCTTTAAACGACATCAAATTGCATCTGTCCCCTCATCCCTCCTGTGGGCAGATGTGACCTCAGTCCCCTTGGAGCTTCCTGTCCGTCCCCTTCCAGGAGTCTTGCCTGGGGCAAAGCACTGGGGAGTCCCTCTGGCGTATAGCCCACAGTGTATACTTGAAAGCcactgtccctgccctcaaggtcTCATGGCCTGTGGGGACTCTGCCATCTCTGGCCCACGTGCGGGTATGGGATTGTCACAGGCTGGGAACTCTGagtcctggggggcggggagtgaaGCACTCAGGAGAGTCCAATGTGAGAAGCCGGCAGCACTTTATTGTGACAGATACATCCATGGATGTGTGCCTTCCGCGCTGCACCTGCTCCCTCCAGTTCCCGTGCCTGAAGGGGTCTAGGTTATGGTCACACAGTTATGCTTTAGAAGTTGGGAGGAATTCTGCCAGGGGACCACCAGGATCTCGAAGTCACAGCGCAGTTtctgcagggagagaaggagaggtgggtggggcccCAGGCCTGACTCCTGGCAACTGCCATCCTTAGCCTGCGACGCTGTGCTCTGGGGTTCGCTCTGGGGTTCGAGAGCGGCAGTCACTGGTCCAAAGGGACAATGACTCAGATGGCCGGGACCAGATCCCAGATCTTGCTAGCCCGCTCCTGTGAGGGAGAAGCCccagtctcctcctctctgtacCCCACCCTGGCTTGGTGAGTGAGTCATCCAGGTGACAGGGACAGGTTCAGCCAGACATCAGCCTGGCCAACCAGACCAGTTCGGGCCGGACAATCTAGGGCCTTGGGTGCTGGGCAGTGGGGTGCGGGGCTGTTACCTCCTCCTGCACGCCTGTGGCCAGGGGGCAGGTAGTGACATCTACGCCATCTCCGGTGGCCACGTTCTTCCGGCAGGCTGTGCTCCCCATCTCCAGGGTCAGGTAGTACTTGATGCCGGccaccagctggggagggagggcaggagcgGGTGAGGGGCACCGGAAAACTACCCCAAACCCagacctctcccctctctccacatTCGGCATGCTGGGCTGGGCCTCGGGATTCAGACCCTGGATGGGGAAGTTCTGGTGGCGAcccctggggagaggggcggaggccCGGGCCACACAGGAAGCTGAGACCCAGGTGTGCACATGTCCTGAAGCCCACCGCCCCCATCTCCctcactcccctctccccagtccgCCCCTCAGGGCGGGGGCTACCGTGAGGCTAGTGAGACAGGGCTGGATCCCGTCCACTGAAAGCTGGATAGGTCGTTCATAATGAATTCTTGGCATTAATccgatttaaaaaatacatcgtATGAAAATGTCCCCATTACTCTCGTGGCACCCCCTCAACCTGGCCACCGGCTGAAAGCCTTGCTGGCCTGGTGGGAGGCTGCCTCTCGCCCCTGACCCGCCCGCCCGACCACACCTGACTCTGGGCCTTGAGGATCCTGGTGTCGCGGAAGTAGTAGAGGCTGTTGCTGCCCATGTTGTAGCTGGCCACGGCCGCCTGCGCTGCCTTCTGCACCTGCGGGTCGCTGAGTGACAGGTTCTGGCGTTCTCCGACTCTGCGTTCCGCCGGGCGGGCACGGGCGTCACCGGGCAGCGCCAGGAGGCAGAGCGCGAGCAGGCCCAGGCCCAGAGCCCGCGAGAGGCTCGGGGGTGCCATGGCCACGGTCGGTCGTCAGTGTCAGGCCCTCGGGGGCGCGCCGTTTTTATAGGCTAGCGGCCCCGCCCGCTCCGCCCACCCCGCGGCAGAGGCAGAGCCGGGGAGGGATGGGAGCCTGGGCGATCTGAGAGGCCGCCGTCCTCGCGCCAAAGGGGGTAGTCCATGGCCCCAGCATACCTGTGTCCCCCGCGAtgctgccctgccctccagggacaCACCCAGTTCGTGAGGGAAAGGACCGTGACAGTCCCCGGCAAGTGCCACCATTCAAACAGTTTCATGGAACGCTCAGCCGGCATGAAATACCGACAACCATTGGCGAGGTCTTACTATTGCCACCGTTTGCTACCTGTGTAACCTGGAAGGAATGCCTTAATggctcagtgcctcagtttccctctctgtaaaatgggttgcTGTGAGAACTCAACAGGCAGAGTGCTTGGAGAAGCCCTGGTCCTATAAATATGACAGGAAAGGAGACCAGTGCACTGAGCTGGGCACCGTTTGACCCTCCCGGCCAGCATGAAATGGGAATTGGTAGTGTTTCCACCTTACGCAGCGAGCCACAGGACGCAGAGGGAAGAACTGATTTGCCCCAGGATGTCAGCTAGTAAATAGTAAGCGATGATGCTGGCTTTTGAGCCCAGGCAGTCGAACTCAAATCTGCGCTCTCAGACCACGCTGAGCCCAAAAGATGAAGACGGGCCAGAAAGAGGGGTGTGTGTCATACCAGCTCTGCCGTTTACTGACTGGTGACTTGGACAAGTCCCATGGCCTCCCAAGGCCTCTGTGTCATCATCGAGGATAGGTGACCACTCTTACCTGCTAAGGTTACACTGGCATTAACACCCGGGACTGGGCCACCCATAGGTAAACTGTGCGTGCTGGAGGTAGCAGCCAAATAGGGCACTAGGagtttttttagaaaaatctggTAATCAATGAACAGCACTGAAGCAGCTAACACGGGAAAAGTCTGAATCTTGGGGAACTTCCTTATTTGTGTTTTAGAGTTCAGTGTAGCTTGTACCTGAATCACGAGTTGTGGGGGGTAGGGGTGCATTTTGCTCTGAGGCACTAAGATCTTGTTAGTGCTTAGGGCCTCCAGGGATCTCGCTTGGGGCTTGTAAGGGGTAGTGGGTTATAGTACCTGACAAACCGTTGGGGGCTATTACGATGGTGAATATTACGAGCAGGTAGAATTCCCGGTCGGTCGCAGAATCCCAGGGCCAGGAAGGGCCGCGATGTCCTCCCAGGGAGACCCAGACcagctgctccccaccccctcagcccAGCTGTGAAAACCAATCTGGGATTCCAAGGAACAGTCACACAGTCACAGGGTAGGCTCAGGTGTCTGCCTTAAAGGGACAGATGCCCGTTTGTGGGAGAGCCGGCTCACTTGTGGCTTAATGAGGCAGAAACCCAACCTGAGAGAACCTGGGAGGGGGTGGAGTAAGAGGctcagggcagaggagggagaggcagccCCAGGGGGCCAGGAGCCTCCCCAGGCTCTCCCGGTCCTGCTCTGCCATTACTTGGAGCTCGGCCATGGCCACACTTACCTCCAACAGCTCCTTGGAAAACTAGCCAAGGCCTCGTCTCTGACCCACCAAGGGCCGGTGGGTCCCTAGCTCGCTGGCCCCtaccctctccctcactcctttGCACCGGTGCGAATGAGTACCACAGGTTGCACCACAACCTAACAGCCTCCGAAGATCTTTCACCCACTGGTCTATCCTAAGCACTCTTAGGTAGTAAGCATCGAGCTTGTTTTTCAGATGAAGGAAGTGAACCAGAGAGGTCAGGTCATTTGtctagggtcacacagctagaagcgGTGTCTTGGTGGGAAAAGAGGGATGGGGAAGGCTAAGTAACAAT is a genomic window of Acinonyx jubatus isolate Ajub_Pintada_27869175 chromosome D1, VMU_Ajub_asm_v1.0, whole genome shotgun sequence containing:
- the CST6 gene encoding cystatin-M; translation: MAPPSLSRALGLGLLALCLLALPGDARARPAERRVGERQNLSLSDPQVQKAAQAAVASYNMGSNSLYYFRDTRILKAQSQLVAGIKYYLTLEMGSTACRKNVATGDGVDVTTCPLATGVQEEKLRCDFEILVVPWQNSSQLLKHNCVTIT